A genomic segment from Selenihalanaerobacter shriftii encodes:
- the rd gene encoding rubredoxin, with translation MDKCRCTVCGYIYSPEEGSTKTGVEPGTSFEDIPEDWVCPVCGVDKSQFIKEEA, from the coding sequence ATGGATAAGTGTCGTTGTACAGTGTGTGGGTATATTTACAGTCCCGAAGAGGGGTCTACTAAAACTGGTGTAGAACCTGGAACCTCATTTGAAGATATACCAGAAGACTGGGTTTGTCCAGTATGCGGAGTAGACAAAAGTCAATTTATTAAGGAGGAGGCTTAA
- the ylbJ gene encoding sporulation integral membrane protein YlbJ: MSIISSKKAAYLKAAVAISITISLIVFSERSFEAAVHGLHTWWEIVFPALLPFFIMAEILMGLGAVHFLGALLEPLMRPIFKVPGVGAFAFAMGLASGYPIGAKITGNLRRRKLCTQVEGERLVSFCNTADPLFMIGAVAVGMFSKPELGVTLAVAHYISCIIVGLTMRFYNPSQGNTDIKNTPIKEDNIFKHAFNELYRARKDDGRPLGELFGDAITESINILLLVGGYIILFSVFTEILHLIGITKLITTLLLPIIKLLGTDKSLILPIISGVFEITNGADLASQVSAPLSQQVIIASGIIAWSGLSVHAQVATMVNGTDIRIKPYIWARVLHGVAASIVAFFIFEPIKSISTQGALPVFLQQGYHLNNLSIGINYFERIKFLSLGIITLLSILIVISFLIYLIRKVTIVMIKL; encoded by the coding sequence TTGAGTATAATAAGTAGTAAAAAAGCAGCCTATTTAAAAGCAGCAGTTGCTATTTCTATTACTATCTCACTAATTGTTTTCTCCGAACGAAGTTTTGAAGCAGCTGTCCATGGGTTACATACTTGGTGGGAAATTGTATTCCCAGCTTTGCTTCCATTCTTCATTATGGCTGAAATTTTGATGGGATTAGGTGCAGTACATTTTTTAGGGGCATTGTTAGAACCTCTAATGAGACCGATTTTTAAAGTACCCGGTGTAGGGGCTTTTGCTTTTGCTATGGGATTGGCTTCAGGCTATCCCATTGGTGCTAAAATTACCGGTAACTTGCGCAGAAGAAAATTATGTACACAAGTAGAGGGAGAAAGACTTGTTTCATTTTGTAATACTGCAGACCCGCTTTTTATGATCGGTGCTGTTGCTGTAGGAATGTTTAGTAAGCCGGAACTAGGAGTTACTTTAGCTGTAGCTCATTATATTTCCTGTATTATAGTTGGTCTAACCATGAGATTTTATAACCCCTCCCAAGGAAATACAGATATTAAAAATACACCTATAAAAGAAGATAATATATTTAAACATGCCTTTAATGAACTTTACAGAGCACGAAAAGACGACGGACGTCCTTTAGGAGAATTATTCGGAGATGCAATTACAGAATCTATAAATATCTTACTTTTAGTCGGAGGATACATTATTCTTTTTTCAGTATTTACCGAAATATTACATTTAATCGGGATCACTAAATTAATTACTACTCTTTTATTACCTATCATAAAGCTTTTAGGAACAGATAAATCATTAATATTACCAATCATTAGTGGAGTATTTGAAATTACTAATGGTGCAGATTTAGCTAGCCAAGTATCAGCTCCTCTATCTCAACAAGTTATTATTGCCAGTGGTATCATAGCTTGGAGTGGATTGTCTGTTCATGCTCAGGTAGCTACTATGGTCAATGGGACTGATATTAGAATTAAACCTTATATCTGGGCTAGAGTTTTACACGGAGTTGCTGCCAGTATAGTTGCTTTTTTTATCTTTGAACCTATTAAAAGCATTAGTACACAAGGAGCACTGCCTGTCTTTTTACAGCAAGGTTACCATCTTAATAATCTTTCAATTGGAATCAATTATTTTGAACGAATCAAATTCTTGTCCTTAGGTATAATCACTTTACTAAGCATTTTAATCGTTATTTCTTTCTTAATTTATCTAATAAGAAAAGTTACAATAGTTATGATTAAACTTTAG
- a CDS encoding PPC domain-containing DNA-binding protein, whose protein sequence is MQYSEASIGRIFILRLENGDQIPGTIEKFAKDKQIGSATVLFIGGADKDSKVVVGPEDGSAKDPIPQVNELIGVSEAVGVGTIFVNEDEIPKLHLHSAFGRDGETVTGCTREGIDIWHIGEVIILELINSSAQRRIDPATGFELLEV, encoded by the coding sequence GTGCAATATTCAGAAGCGAGTATCGGGAGAATATTTATTCTTCGTCTTGAAAATGGAGATCAAATACCAGGAACTATTGAGAAGTTTGCCAAAGACAAGCAGATTGGCTCAGCAACAGTATTATTTATTGGAGGAGCAGATAAAGATAGTAAAGTTGTGGTAGGACCTGAAGATGGCTCTGCTAAAGATCCTATTCCACAAGTTAATGAGTTAATTGGTGTTAGTGAAGCAGTAGGAGTAGGAACAATATTTGTTAATGAAGATGAAATACCTAAATTACACCTTCACTCTGCTTTTGGTCGTGATGGAGAAACGGTTACAGGTTGCACGAGAGAAGGAATTGATATTTGGCATATTGGTGAGGTTATAATATTAGAACTTATTAATAGTTCAGCTCAACGGAGGATAGACCCAGCTACAGGATTTGAGTTATTAGAAGTTTAA